From a single Miscanthus floridulus cultivar M001 chromosome 8, ASM1932011v1, whole genome shotgun sequence genomic region:
- the LOC136474626 gene encoding transcription initiation factor TFIID subunit 8-like, whose amino-acid sequence MGTPAKHPRAVPRHLQAAVSTVSTAQILRSSGYSAAEPTALRALSDIAGRYIASLGRAAAAFAEARGRTEPNVADAVLALEDHALGGFPGASDPTRPLLCSGALAELAQFVAAVREVPFAKPLPRRDPGCGSSDGWESFAAAGREPPLRHVPQWLPCFPEGWEEQLRVRCQEAANDEKDMGQVVTVMNGNGKRGMPENREKLSFLLGQKRQRVKPSDKHGGAFELFTKQGENSLSIECISSASNLVIGP is encoded by the coding sequence ATGGGAACTCCGGCGAAGCACCCCCGTGCCGTCCCACGCCACCTACAGGCCGCagtctccaccgtctccaccgcGCAGATACTCCGCTCTTCCGGCTACTCCGCCGCGGAACCTACCGCGCTCCGGGCCCTCTCCGACATCGCCGGCCGCTACATCGCGTCTCTGGGCCGCGCAGCAGCAGCTTTCGCCGAGGCCCGTGGCCGCACGGAGcccaacgtcgccgacgccgtccTCGCGCTCGAGGACCACGCACTCGGCGGCTTCCCCGGCGCGTCCGACCCCACGCGGCCGTTGCTCTGTTCCGGCGCGCTCGCGGAGCTCGCCCAGTTCGTCGCCGCGGTGAGGGAGGTCCCATTCGCGAAGCCCCTGCCGAGGAGGGATCCGGGCTGCGGCTCCAGCGACGGGTGGGAGAGCTTCGCGGCGGCGGGGAGGGAGCCGCCGCTGAGGCACGTTCCACAGTGGCTGCCTTGCTTCCCCGAGGGGTGGGAGGAACAGTTGCGCGTTCGCTGCCAGGAGGCAGCGAATGACGAGAAGGACATGGGGCAAGTGGTAACGGTGATGAACGGTAATGGCAAGAGAGGCATGCCGGAGAATAGGGAGAAGCTGTCGTTCCTCTTGGGACAAAAGCGGCAGCGTGTGAAACCATCCGACAAGCATGGTGGTGCCTTCGAGCTGTTCACAAAACAAGGAGAAAATTCTCTATCCATAGAATGTATCTCTTCAGCTTCAAATTTAGTCATTGGTCCATAG